Genomic window (Corynebacterium simulans):
AAAGACCACTGGGATTCCAAAGTTGCGTGGCGAACCTTGTGGGTTTCCACCTTCGTGCTGATCATCGGTTTTGCAACGTGGTACCTCGTTTCCGCAATTGCACCGATGCTCAACCAGATCGGCTTCGATCTCAGCAAGAGCCAGCTGTACTGGCTAACCTCTATTGCAGGCCTCGCATGCGGCTTATTCCGCCTGCTGTTTATGTTCCTGCCGCCTATCATCGGCACCCGCAAGCTGGTATTCGTTTCCTCCCTGCTGTTCATCATCCCGATGCTCGGCTGGTTTTTCGCCGTGCAGGACACCTCCACCCCATACTGGTGGCTTTTAACCTTGGCTTTCCTCTCCGGTATCGGCGGCGGCGTCTTTTCTGGCTTTATGCCTTCCACCGGCTACTTTTTCCCTAAGCGCATGTCCGGCACCGCCCTCGGCCTGCAGGCTGGCTTGGGCAACTTCGGTATTTCCTTCATTCAACTGGTTGCACCGTGGCTGATGGGCTTTACCCTCCTGGGAATCGGCTTCGTGGCACCGCAGCGCACAGATGATGGCGCAATCTTCGTGCACAACCCGGCCATCTTCTTGGTTCCATGGGCAATAGTTGGTGCTGTTCTCGCATGGATGCTGCTCAAGGACGTTCCAGTCAAGGCAAACTTCCGCCAGCAGATCGATATCTTCGGCAACAAGAACACGTGGATCTTGACCGTTGTCTACTTGATGACCTTCGGCGCTTTCTCCGGCTTCGCGGCTCAAATGGCGCTTCTTATCAACCAGACCTTCGGCGCCGATTCCCAGTTTGCTGGCCAGTTCGATGACCTGCCGCGCGGTGCTGCCTATGCCTTCCTCGGCCCGCTGATCGGCGCGCTGGTCCGCGCGCTGTGGGGCCCGCTGTGCGATAAGTTCGGCGGCGCTATCTGGACCTTCGTCGGTTGCGTAGGCATGACGGTGTTTACTGCCCTTTCTGCGCTTTTCTTAAACCCCTCCGACCCGAGCGAGTTCAAGGGCTTTTTGACCTGCATGCTCATCATGTTCTTCTTCACCGGCCTAGCCAATGCCGGCACCTTCAAGCAGATGCCAATGATTTTGCCGAAGCGTCAGGCAGGCGGCGTCATCGGTTGGACTGGTGCCATCGGCGCATTCGGCCCGTTCGTCGTAGGCGTGTTGCTTTCCATGATGCCGGCCGCCACGTTCTTCTGGGGCTGCGTTGTGTATTTCGCAATCACCTCTGTCCTCGTGTGGATCTACTACGCTCGTCCACGCGCACCTTTCCCCGGCTAAACCACGCCTTTCCAAAGGAGTAACCCACCCCCATGACTGAAAATAAATCCGGCCCCAGCTCCCTTTTCAAGCTCGGCGCCTATCTGCGCAAAGGCGAAGCCAGCGACTCTGGCCAACAGCTGTTTTTGAAGGGCGGCAGACAGGCAGATGTCTTCTACCGCAACCGCTGGGCCTTCGACAAAATGGTTCGCTCCACACACGGCGTCAACTGCACGGGTTCTTGCTCGTGGAAGGTCTACGTCAAAGATGGCGTCATCACCTGGGAATCCCAGGCCGTGGACTATCCCACCACCGGCAATGACATGCCGGAATACGAGCCGCGCGGATGCCCTCGTGGTGCTTCTTTCTCCTGGTACACCTACTCGCCTACCCGCGTGCGCTATCCCTATGCGCGCGGCGTTCTGGTGGACATGTTCCGTGAGGAAAAAGCTAAAAACGGCGGCGACTCTGTCCTCGCATGGCGTGCCATCCAGGAAGATCCTGAAAAGCGCAAGGCTTATATCTCCCAGCGTGGCAAGGGCGGCCTGATTCGTATCAGCTATGAAGAGGCGATCGACATCGCTGCTGCGGCGCACGTTTACACCATTCGCAAGTACGGTCCGGACCGCATCTTCGGCTTTACAGTTATTCCTGCCATGTCGCAGGTCTCCTATGGCGCCGGCACCCGCTTCCTGCAGAGCATCGGCGGCGTCGCTCTGTCCTTCTATGACTGGTACGCCGACCTGCCGCCGGCATCCCCCCAGACCTTCGGCGATCAGACTGACGTACCGGAATCCGGTGACTGGTACAACTCTTCCTATCTCATGATGTGGGGCTCCAACATCCCGGTAACCCGTACCCCGGATGCACACTTCATGGTGGAGTCACGCTACAAAGGGACCAAGGTCGTCGTGGTTTCGCCGGACTTCGCCGACAACACGAAGTTCGCCGACGAGTGGGCCCGCATCGAACCCGGCTCGGATGCCGCTTTGGCCTTTGCCATGGGGCATGTCATCTTGAAGAAGTTCCACGTTGAGCGCCAAGAACCGTACTTCTTGAACTACATGCGCAAGTACACGGACTCGCCTTTCTTGGTCACCTTGGACGAGCGCGAGGACGGCACCTATACCCCAGGCAAGTTCCTCACGGCTTCCCAGGTCTCCGATGCGGAGCTGAATTCCTCGCCAAACGCCACCCACCGTGGCCTCGTCATGGAAGAAGACGGCAAGGTAGTCGATCCGGGCGGCACCGTCGCTGACCGCTGGGACAACAACTCGGCGAAGTGGAACCTCTCCCTCGACAACGCCGATCCTGTCATGTCCATCGCAGAGACCGATTCCTTCGAGACCGCCGAGGTACTCTTCCCGCGCTTCGACCTGGATGCGGACCCAGCCGACATCGGCACCGAGAAGCCTGTCGGCACGGGCATCGTGCACCGCGGTGTGCCGGTTCGTCGCGTCGACGGCAAGCTCGTGACCACGGTCTTCGACGTCATGCTCGCACACTACGGCGTCAACCGCGAAGAACTTAACTTGCCAGGTTCCTGGCCGAAGGACTTCTACGATGCCTCCGAAGTGGGCACGCCAGCCTGGCAGGAAGGCCTCACCGGCGTGCCTGCCGATACCGCCATCCGCATCGGCCGTGAGTTTGCGCAGAACGCGGCAGATTCCAAGGGACGCTCCCAGATCATCATGGGTGCCGGCGTCAACCACTACTTCCACGCAGATACCATCTACCGCACCTTCTTGGCGCTGACCTCGATGTGCGGCACCCAGGGTGTCAACGGTGGCGGCTGGGCTCACTACGTGGGCCAGGAGAAGCTGCGCCCTGTCAACGGGTGGACCCAGTGGGCCATGGCCACCGACTGGCAGCGTCCTCCGCGCCACATGATTTCGACAGGCTTCTACTACTTCGCCACCGAGCAATACCGCTACGACAACTCCCGCGCCTCCCATCTGGGATCGCCCCTGGCCAACCACGGTGCCATCGGTGACAAGATGGTCTCCGACACCATGGCTGAGGCTATGCGTCGCGGCTGGATGCCGGCTTACCCGCAGTTCAACCGCAACAACCTATTGCTTGCGGCAGAGGCAAAGGAAAAAGGCGTCGACATCAATGACTACGTTGTAAGCCAACTCAAAGATGGCGACCTCGAGTTCTCCTACGACAACCCTTCGGCAGAAGAAAACTGGCCGCGCATTCTTTTGAACTGGCGTACCAACCTGCTGGGCTCTTCTGCAAAGGGCACCGAGTTCTTCTTGCGTCACTTGCTCGGAATCGACTCCGATGCCACGGCCGAAGAGCTCGCTGCCGAGGATCGTCCACGCACCATCAAGTGGGTTGATGAAGCTCCTGAGGGCAAGCTCGACCTCATGATGACCACAGACTTCCGCAATACGTCGACGACCTTGGTCTCTGACATCGTGCTGCCGGCAGCTACCTGGTACGAAAAGCACGATATGTCCTCGACGGATATGCACCCATACCTGCACTCCTTCAACGCGGCCATCAACCCGCCGTGGGAGGCGCGCACCGACTTCGAGGTCTTCCGCGACCTCGCGGCTTCGCTTTCTGCCAAGTCCGCAAAGTGGCTCGGCGTGCAAACTGACATCGTCACGCAACCGAGCCACCACGACTCCCCCGATGAGTTGGGCATGCCAAACGGCATTGTGCCCGACGTCGAAAAGCTCGGCTTGGTGCCAGGGGTTACCATGCCGAAGCTGCATGTGGTGGAGCGTGACTACACCAAGATCTATGAGAAGTGGACCCACTTGGGCCCGCTGCCGGCCAAGGCCGGGACTGCGGTGCATGGCACCAAGTTCAACGTGGAAAAGCAGGTCAAAGAGCTTGAGCTCATCTGTGGAACCTCGAAGACCTCGATGGGTGAGCTCATTGACTTGAGCAAAGACACAAAGGTCATCGACGCCATCTTGCACCTGTCCGGTGTATCCAACGGCGAGCTGGCAAAGCAAGGCTTCGAGTATCTGTCTTCGCGCACCGGCCGTGACATGACACCGCTTGCGACCTCCGATGAAGACGTGCGCATCAGCTGGGATTCCATCAAGGAGCGCCCGACCGAGGTCATCACCTCGCCGGAATGGACGGCTGACAAGCGCAATAAGCGCCGCTACACGGCGTTTAGTATCAACGTCGAGTTCGACAAGCCATGGCACACGCTGACCGGCCGCATGCACTACTACATCGACCACGATTGGTTCATGGACTACGGCGAGGCGCTGCCTATCTTCCGCCCACCGCTTGATCATCTGCATATGCACGGCGAATTCGCGCCGGGCCAGACCTTGCAAAATGAGCGCGGCGAGGTCGAGGTCACACTGCGT
Coding sequences:
- a CDS encoding nitrate/nitrite transporter, with translation MTALDTSGKTIQGWNPEEKDHWDSKVAWRTLWVSTFVLIIGFATWYLVSAIAPMLNQIGFDLSKSQLYWLTSIAGLACGLFRLLFMFLPPIIGTRKLVFVSSLLFIIPMLGWFFAVQDTSTPYWWLLTLAFLSGIGGGVFSGFMPSTGYFFPKRMSGTALGLQAGLGNFGISFIQLVAPWLMGFTLLGIGFVAPQRTDDGAIFVHNPAIFLVPWAIVGAVLAWMLLKDVPVKANFRQQIDIFGNKNTWILTVVYLMTFGAFSGFAAQMALLINQTFGADSQFAGQFDDLPRGAAYAFLGPLIGALVRALWGPLCDKFGGAIWTFVGCVGMTVFTALSALFLNPSDPSEFKGFLTCMLIMFFFTGLANAGTFKQMPMILPKRQAGGVIGWTGAIGAFGPFVVGVLLSMMPAATFFWGCVVYFAITSVLVWIYYARPRAPFPG
- a CDS encoding nitrate reductase subunit alpha, with product MTENKSGPSSLFKLGAYLRKGEASDSGQQLFLKGGRQADVFYRNRWAFDKMVRSTHGVNCTGSCSWKVYVKDGVITWESQAVDYPTTGNDMPEYEPRGCPRGASFSWYTYSPTRVRYPYARGVLVDMFREEKAKNGGDSVLAWRAIQEDPEKRKAYISQRGKGGLIRISYEEAIDIAAAAHVYTIRKYGPDRIFGFTVIPAMSQVSYGAGTRFLQSIGGVALSFYDWYADLPPASPQTFGDQTDVPESGDWYNSSYLMMWGSNIPVTRTPDAHFMVESRYKGTKVVVVSPDFADNTKFADEWARIEPGSDAALAFAMGHVILKKFHVERQEPYFLNYMRKYTDSPFLVTLDEREDGTYTPGKFLTASQVSDAELNSSPNATHRGLVMEEDGKVVDPGGTVADRWDNNSAKWNLSLDNADPVMSIAETDSFETAEVLFPRFDLDADPADIGTEKPVGTGIVHRGVPVRRVDGKLVTTVFDVMLAHYGVNREELNLPGSWPKDFYDASEVGTPAWQEGLTGVPADTAIRIGREFAQNAADSKGRSQIIMGAGVNHYFHADTIYRTFLALTSMCGTQGVNGGGWAHYVGQEKLRPVNGWTQWAMATDWQRPPRHMISTGFYYFATEQYRYDNSRASHLGSPLANHGAIGDKMVSDTMAEAMRRGWMPAYPQFNRNNLLLAAEAKEKGVDINDYVVSQLKDGDLEFSYDNPSAEENWPRILLNWRTNLLGSSAKGTEFFLRHLLGIDSDATAEELAAEDRPRTIKWVDEAPEGKLDLMMTTDFRNTSTTLVSDIVLPAATWYEKHDMSSTDMHPYLHSFNAAINPPWEARTDFEVFRDLAASLSAKSAKWLGVQTDIVTQPSHHDSPDELGMPNGIVPDVEKLGLVPGVTMPKLHVVERDYTKIYEKWTHLGPLPAKAGTAVHGTKFNVEKQVKELELICGTSKTSMGELIDLSKDTKVIDAILHLSGVSNGELAKQGFEYLSSRTGRDMTPLATSDEDVRISWDSIKERPTEVITSPEWTADKRNKRRYTAFSINVEFDKPWHTLTGRMHYYIDHDWFMDYGEALPIFRPPLDHLHMHGEFAPGQTLQNERGEVEVTLRYLTTHNKWSIHSQYFDNLHVLSISRGGQVVWMSDKDAAKIGVKDNEWVEVYNRNGIVSARAIVSHRIPEGTMICNHAQERTVGTPINEFTGRRGGTHNSLTRISIKPVHIAGGYGQLTYHFNYIGPTGNNRDEVTRVRRRSQEVSY